A single Nostoc sp. PCC 7107 DNA region contains:
- the cysE gene encoding serine O-acetyltransferase has protein sequence MLSTLRADFRIIFERDPAARNWLEVLVCYPGLQALIFHRLAHWLHHLGLPFFPRFISHLSRFLTGIEIHPGATIGQGVFIDHGMGVVIGETAIVGDYALIYQGVTLGGTGKQSGKRHPTVGENVVVGAGAKVLGNIQVGNNVRIGAGSVVLRDVPSDCTVVGIPGRIVYRSGVRVAPLEHSNLPDSEAEVIRALVDRIEALEQQIQTIQNLQPAAKTPVLVGAIAANEPQPQPQAPLCSLRDKAIQEFLDGAGI, from the coding sequence GTGCTATCTACTTTACGTGCCGATTTTCGCATCATCTTTGAACGTGATCCAGCCGCCCGTAACTGGCTAGAGGTCTTGGTTTGTTACCCTGGCTTGCAAGCCCTAATTTTCCATCGACTGGCACATTGGCTACATCATCTAGGTCTTCCCTTTTTTCCCCGCTTCATTTCTCACCTATCTCGATTTTTAACAGGTATCGAAATTCACCCAGGCGCAACTATTGGTCAAGGAGTATTCATTGACCACGGGATGGGTGTAGTAATTGGTGAAACTGCGATCGTTGGTGACTATGCTTTGATTTATCAAGGTGTCACTTTAGGCGGTACTGGTAAACAAAGCGGTAAACGCCACCCTACAGTCGGTGAAAATGTCGTAGTAGGCGCTGGTGCAAAGGTATTGGGCAATATTCAAGTTGGGAATAACGTCCGTATTGGCGCTGGTTCAGTCGTTCTCAGAGATGTGCCTTCTGATTGTACAGTTGTTGGCATTCCCGGTCGGATTGTTTATCGTTCTGGAGTCAGAGTTGCACCTTTAGAACACAGCAACTTACCCGACTCCGAAGCGGAAGTAATTCGCGCTTTAGTCGATCGCATTGAAGCACTAGAACAACAAATCCAAACCATACAAAACCTCCAACCTGCTGCGAAAACTCCTGTTTTAGTTGGTGCTATAGCCGCCAACGAACCACAACCACAACCACAAGCGCCTTTATGTAGCCTCAGAGATAAAGCAATTCAAGAATTCCTTGATGGCGCAGGGATTTAA
- a CDS encoding NAD(P)-dependent oxidoreductase yields MKVAFLGTGLMGQPMAQRLLAANIQVVAYNRTPEKLAPLQAAGAEIATHPRQAIRAADCIILMLTNAAAIYQVLLSDTAWRTLEGRTIIQMGTITPTESQEIRDTVVGGGGEYLEAPVLGSIPEAKSGQLIVMVGATQSQYQNHLQLLKNFGSEPLLVGPVGTASALKLALNQLIASMTTSFALSLAFLQRQGVNIESFMQVLRASSLYAPTFDKKLQRMLEENYANPNFPTKHLFKDTDLFISEAKALGLDLGSIESVRHILHTAMKMSFANDDYSSVFSAIKEWGDSSAE; encoded by the coding sequence ATGAAGGTGGCATTTCTGGGAACTGGACTGATGGGACAACCAATGGCTCAAAGGTTGTTAGCAGCCAATATACAAGTAGTTGCTTACAATCGCACCCCAGAAAAATTAGCCCCATTACAAGCCGCTGGCGCAGAAATAGCCACCCATCCTCGTCAGGCCATTCGTGCGGCTGATTGCATCATTTTGATGCTTACCAACGCCGCAGCCATTTATCAAGTCTTGCTTTCAGATACAGCTTGGCGCACCCTAGAAGGACGCACAATCATTCAAATGGGGACAATTACACCCACAGAAAGTCAAGAGATTCGAGATACTGTTGTTGGTGGTGGTGGCGAATATTTAGAAGCACCCGTATTAGGAAGCATCCCAGAAGCAAAAAGCGGTCAGTTAATTGTCATGGTAGGCGCAACACAATCACAATACCAAAACCATTTACAATTACTCAAAAATTTTGGTTCAGAACCTTTACTTGTAGGGCCAGTAGGGACAGCATCGGCGTTAAAATTAGCCCTCAATCAATTAATTGCTTCTATGACCACTAGCTTTGCCCTAAGTTTGGCTTTTTTGCAGCGTCAAGGTGTCAATATCGAGTCTTTTATGCAAGTTCTACGCGCAAGTTCTCTTTATGCACCTACCTTTGATAAAAAGCTGCAACGAATGTTAGAGGAAAACTATGCTAACCCTAATTTTCCCACCAAACATTTATTCAAAGATACCGATTTGTTCATCTCAGAAGCCAAAGCTTTAGGTTTAGATCTTGGCAGTATTGAATCTGTGCGACACATTTTGCATACAGCCATGAAAATGTCATTTGCTAATGATGATTATTCATCAGTATTTTCAGCTATTAAAGAATGGGGAGATTCCAGCGCTGAGTAA
- a CDS encoding class I SAM-dependent methyltransferase, translated as MNSNLTLCATISDRITNTPQKRITFAEYMDTVLYHPEHGYYSSKAVNIGFKGGDFFTSASLGADFGELLAEQFVQMWEILGKPKPFSLVEMGAGQGLLALHILNYYQLNYPDFLTVLDYVIVEKSPELQQEQQQRLQNFSVRWCNLEEIPSNSITGCFFSNELVDALPVHQFILQAGELREIYVTSPFFVEKDENYLLLEGEFGEVIGETSTPHLKKYFDLINIDLSVNVYPDGYRSEINLAALDWLSIVADRLQRGYVVTVDYGYPAHRYYNPRRSQGTLQCYYQHRYHNNPYINIGRQDITAHIDFSALELWGEQCDLTKVGFTQQGLFLMALGLGERIASLSDQDIAIAQLLARRESLHKLIDPTGLGGFGVLVQSKGLPDHENYQPLKGLIVPK; from the coding sequence ATGAATTCTAACCTCACTTTGTGTGCGACCATCAGCGATCGCATTACTAATACCCCCCAAAAGCGCATCACCTTTGCCGAATATATGGACACGGTGTTATATCACCCTGAACACGGCTATTATTCCAGCAAAGCCGTAAACATCGGGTTTAAGGGCGGTGATTTTTTTACATCTGCTAGTCTCGGCGCTGACTTTGGTGAGTTACTAGCAGAACAATTTGTGCAAATGTGGGAAATTCTAGGAAAACCAAAACCATTCTCTTTGGTAGAAATGGGCGCAGGTCAAGGATTACTCGCTTTGCATATCCTCAACTATTATCAGCTAAATTATCCTGATTTTTTAACAGTATTAGATTATGTAATTGTCGAAAAGTCTCCCGAATTGCAGCAAGAACAGCAGCAACGCCTGCAAAATTTCTCGGTGCGTTGGTGCAATTTAGAGGAGATACCCAGTAACTCGATAACTGGCTGTTTTTTTTCTAATGAATTGGTTGATGCGTTACCAGTGCATCAGTTTATTTTACAAGCTGGGGAATTGCGAGAAATTTATGTAACTTCACCATTTTTTGTCGAGAAAGATGAGAATTATCTTCTCTTAGAAGGGGAGTTTGGGGAAGTAATTGGAGAAACTTCTACGCCACACCTGAAAAAATATTTTGATTTGATAAATATCGATTTATCTGTAAATGTCTACCCTGATGGCTACCGCAGCGAAATTAACCTAGCCGCTTTAGATTGGTTGAGTATAGTAGCCGACCGCTTGCAGCGCGGGTATGTGGTAACAGTTGATTATGGCTATCCTGCCCATCGCTACTATAACCCCAGGCGATCGCAAGGAACTCTACAGTGCTACTACCAGCATCGTTACCATAACAACCCTTACATTAATATTGGGCGACAAGATATCACCGCCCATATTGACTTTAGCGCCTTGGAACTTTGGGGTGAGCAGTGTGATTTAACCAAAGTTGGTTTTACCCAACAGGGTTTATTTTTGATGGCGTTGGGTTTGGGAGAAAGAATCGCCTCTCTTTCTGATCAAGATATAGCGATCGCTCAATTGTTGGCAAGACGAGAATCACTTCATAAACTTATCGATCCCACAGGGTTAGGCGGCTTTGGCGTTTTAGTCCAAAGTAAAGGACTCCCAGATCATGAAAATTATCAACCCCTAAAAGGATTAATTGTGCCAAAGTAA
- a CDS encoding murein hydrolase activator EnvC — MRALKIIFLGLGYVLCVCLVLISVSTGYATTSASVDTLRQQQQQINQERQNVIQERDRLTNLQNAAQNRLTGLKQNLNTTNNQIQDSESRLTQATQRLQKLEADLAVAQRTYEERQVATVARLRYLQRSRASQGWAVLMQSQNISDFISRRHQLKLVYQADQKILAKLNVQALQINQQKTDVEQQKNEIALIRQQLLAQKADYQTQAQSQSELIQRLNSDRLALEAAENQLERDSHNLANLIEEKVAALEGRSNSRNSMIIRGTGLFAYPSNAPTSSRFGWRVHPILGYRRFHAGLDFAASYGSTIRAADSGTVIFAGWYGGYGRAVIIDHGNGITTLYGHSSQLFVTEGQGVQRGQAIAAVGSTGFSTGPHLHFEVRRRGTPVNPADFL; from the coding sequence ATGAGAGCATTAAAGATCATTTTTCTGGGACTTGGTTATGTTTTGTGTGTGTGTTTGGTATTGATTTCAGTATCGACAGGATATGCAACAACATCAGCATCAGTTGATACTTTACGACAACAGCAGCAACAAATTAATCAAGAACGCCAGAATGTGATTCAGGAACGCGATCGCTTGACTAATTTGCAAAATGCTGCCCAAAATCGCTTAACAGGCCTCAAGCAAAATCTCAACACGACAAATAATCAAATTCAAGATAGTGAATCGCGGTTAACCCAAGCCACCCAACGCTTACAAAAGCTAGAAGCTGATTTAGCGGTGGCGCAACGTACTTATGAAGAACGACAAGTCGCCACAGTCGCCAGGTTGCGTTATCTCCAGCGATCGCGTGCTAGTCAAGGGTGGGCGGTTTTAATGCAAAGCCAAAATATTAGTGACTTTATCAGTCGCCGTCATCAATTAAAGTTAGTGTATCAGGCAGACCAGAAAATTTTAGCCAAACTCAACGTCCAAGCACTGCAAATCAATCAGCAAAAAACAGACGTAGAACAGCAAAAAAATGAAATTGCGTTAATTCGCCAGCAATTACTCGCCCAAAAAGCAGATTATCAAACTCAGGCGCAGTCACAATCAGAATTAATTCAACGCTTAAATAGCGATCGCCTCGCCTTAGAAGCAGCCGAAAATCAATTAGAAAGGGATTCCCATAATCTGGCAAACTTGATTGAAGAAAAAGTCGCCGCTTTAGAAGGACGCAGCAACAGCCGCAACAGCATGATCATTCGTGGTACAGGCTTGTTTGCTTATCCTAGCAATGCACCAACCAGCAGCCGCTTTGGCTGGCGAGTACATCCAATTCTGGGTTATCGGCGCTTTCATGCAGGTTTGGATTTTGCAGCTAGTTATGGTAGTACAATTCGCGCCGCCGATTCGGGAACCGTGATTTTTGCTGGATGGTATGGTGGCTATGGTAGAGCCGTCATTATCGACCACGGTAACGGGATTACTACCCTTTATGGACACAGTAGCCAATTGTTTGTGACTGAAGGACAAGGAGTACAACGGGGACAAGCGATCGCGGCTGTCGGTTCCACTGGCTTCTCTACCGGGCCGCACCTACATTTTGAAGTACGCCGCCGTGGTACACCCGTCAATCCGGCTGATTTTCTTTAA
- a CDS encoding heavy metal-responsive transcriptional regulator → MLAQADAKQIGVVAKESGVPIKTIRYYEELGLLKSSGRTEGGFRLFNSDVLERLHFIKRAQSLGLSLSEIKEFLNVHDSGKLPCEHIKIKLEDKVKAIDEQIRQLLILRQELSGLLSGWEIKPDSSHSTICPIIEND, encoded by the coding sequence ATGTTAGCCCAAGCAGACGCAAAACAAATTGGTGTAGTTGCCAAAGAAAGTGGCGTACCAATTAAAACTATTCGCTACTATGAAGAACTTGGTCTACTCAAATCTTCTGGTAGGACAGAAGGTGGATTTAGATTATTTAACTCTGATGTTTTGGAGCGACTGCACTTTATTAAACGCGCTCAAAGCTTAGGCTTAAGTTTGTCAGAAATTAAAGAATTTTTAAATGTTCATGATAGCGGTAAATTACCTTGTGAACATATCAAAATTAAATTAGAAGACAAAGTAAAAGCTATTGATGAACAAATTAGACAATTATTAATTTTAAGACAAGAATTATCAGGATTATTATCAGGTTGGGAAATCAAACCTGATAGTTCTCATTCAACGATTTGTCCCATCATTGAAAATGATTAA
- a CDS encoding PAS domain S-box protein, protein MPVAWVSKGERVDETLKLLRKLEFPSETITLLEKIAAILPGMIFQFRQQADGSQVVLYISSGCRALCELEPEVIQADWQILYQLIHPQDRSKFTKSILIAFDTLTPWHWEGRIMTPNGELKWIQGACQLEPQANGDILCNGLVIDITNRKQTEANLRTSESRYQAILAAIPDLMFRLSRDGEYLDLKGDGINLTLTKEEIVGKNMRDLLPTDLALIGQETIAKTLDAGTLQTCEYQLPTPLGIRDYEARLVVSGADEVLAIVRDITERKQAETSLRNLAQKFAKAFSCSPDPISITTLKEGRFIEVNDSFMQLSGYKQDEVINKTAFELKIWVNEGDRTQLLQDLQTKGAISNLEFAFRRKSGEVLTTLLSADVIDLNGVPCILAINHDITARKQAEAQIRLTAQRDRLLTETLVRIRSSLDLEQILQTTVSEVRQFLQADRVFIGLNNNQLKAKTVAESVDPQYPSVLGWTPEDKSYLQELKTIFSTHRVRVVEDVSQITVSPKLQAHYQQFQTRATLAVPIMLGEELFGALVANQCSAPRQWQAIEIDLLQQLSEQLAIAIQQAQLYQELAELNTNLERQVEERTAQLQQKMQELEKLQQVKDVVLHTVAHDLRTTVMGNLMVFKNLLQSQGVEPREQREEESSPISLCLSTPLAKSSESASPQSISLPSSIIERMIQGNDRQLAMINSLLEIHCCMEQGVTLNPQRAKLNTLLKQIIPNLQTLLWQNQATLENLVNEDLPLVMADPIQLQTVLFTLLIYSLQHNPPGLKFSLTATVVEKMMRIQLEHNGVTMSKLDGDRLFDLYVREPQASCSTILGLKMYLCRQIIQAHGGEIGVISNRKRGLTFWFTLSVAD, encoded by the coding sequence ATGCCAGTTGCTTGGGTATCAAAGGGTGAAAGAGTGGATGAAACCTTAAAATTACTACGTAAACTAGAATTTCCGTCCGAGACTATTACTTTGTTGGAAAAAATTGCAGCCATTTTACCAGGGATGATTTTTCAATTCCGACAACAGGCGGATGGTTCCCAGGTTGTTTTATACATCAGTTCCGGTTGTCGAGCTTTGTGTGAATTAGAACCAGAAGTCATCCAAGCAGACTGGCAAATTTTATACCAACTAATTCACCCCCAGGATAGAAGCAAGTTTACTAAATCTATACTGATTGCTTTTGATACTCTTACTCCTTGGCATTGGGAAGGTCGAATCATGACCCCCAACGGCGAACTCAAGTGGATTCAAGGTGCTTGTCAATTAGAACCACAAGCAAATGGCGATATTTTATGTAATGGCTTAGTTATAGATATTACTAATAGAAAACAAACAGAAGCAAATTTACGCACTAGTGAGTCGAGGTATCAAGCAATTTTGGCGGCTATTCCTGATTTAATGTTTCGGTTGAGTCGTGATGGTGAATATCTGGATTTGAAAGGTGATGGTATTAATCTCACACTAACTAAAGAAGAGATAGTTGGTAAAAATATGCGCGATTTATTACCAACTGATCTAGCCTTAATTGGTCAAGAAACCATTGCGAAAACTTTAGATGCAGGAACTCTGCAAACTTGCGAATATCAATTACCCACGCCTCTAGGAATTCGAGATTATGAGGCGCGGTTAGTAGTCAGCGGCGCTGATGAAGTATTAGCTATTGTCAGGGATATTACAGAGCGCAAACAAGCAGAAACTTCCCTGCGAAATTTGGCGCAAAAGTTTGCTAAAGCTTTTAGTTGTAGTCCTGACCCAATTAGCATTACTACCCTCAAAGAAGGACGCTTCATCGAAGTTAATGATAGTTTTATGCAGCTATCAGGTTATAAACAAGATGAAGTAATTAATAAGACTGCTTTTGAATTAAAAATTTGGGTAAATGAAGGCGATCGCACTCAATTATTACAAGATTTACAGACCAAGGGCGCAATTAGTAATTTAGAATTTGCTTTTCGGCGCAAGTCTGGGGAGGTACTCACAACCTTGCTTTCCGCCGATGTGATTGACTTAAATGGCGTACCGTGTATTTTAGCCATTAACCACGATATTACTGCCCGTAAGCAAGCAGAGGCGCAAATTCGCTTGACTGCACAGCGCGATCGCTTGTTGACAGAAACTCTAGTCCGAATTCGGTCTTCCCTGGATTTAGAACAAATTCTGCAAACAACTGTATCGGAAGTCCGGCAATTTTTGCAAGCCGATCGCGTTTTTATTGGGTTGAACAATAACCAGTTAAAAGCCAAAACCGTAGCTGAATCAGTAGATCCTCAATATCCATCGGTACTAGGTTGGACACCAGAAGATAAAAGTTATCTGCAAGAATTGAAAACTATTTTTTCCACTCACCGCGTGCGTGTAGTGGAAGATGTCAGTCAAATAACAGTATCGCCGAAATTACAAGCACATTATCAACAATTTCAGACAAGGGCGACTTTGGCTGTACCCATTATGTTAGGCGAAGAATTATTTGGTGCCTTAGTTGCTAATCAATGTTCTGCGCCCCGTCAATGGCAAGCTATAGAAATAGATTTACTTCAGCAATTATCAGAACAGTTAGCGATCGCCATTCAGCAAGCTCAACTCTACCAAGAACTTGCAGAACTTAACACTAATCTAGAACGCCAAGTAGAAGAACGTACCGCCCAACTGCAACAAAAAATGCAGGAATTAGAAAAACTGCAACAAGTCAAAGATGTAGTGCTGCATACAGTCGCCCATGATCTCCGCACTACAGTCATGGGTAACTTGATGGTATTTAAAAATTTACTCCAGAGTCAGGGAGTAGAACCCAGAGAACAGAGGGAGGAGGAATCTTCGCCCATATCCCTTTGTCTGTCAACTCCTCTAGCAAAAAGTTCTGAATCTGCTTCTCCCCAGTCAATTTCTCTACCTAGCTCAATTATTGAGCGGATGATTCAAGGGAACGATCGCCAACTAGCAATGATTAACTCTTTGTTAGAAATTCACTGCTGTATGGAACAAGGTGTTACTCTAAACCCTCAGCGGGCAAAGTTAAACACACTTCTAAAGCAAATCATTCCTAACTTACAAACACTGCTGTGGCAAAATCAGGCAACACTAGAGAACTTAGTCAACGAAGATTTGCCATTAGTCATGGCAGATCCCATACAGTTACAAACAGTGTTATTCACTTTACTGATTTATAGCTTGCAACATAATCCTCCAGGATTGAAATTTTCGCTCACAGCCACCGTTGTAGAAAAAATGATGCGGATTCAACTTGAACATAACGGTGTCACAATGAGTAAATTAGATGGCGATCGCCTCTTTGATTTATACGTGCGGGAACCCCAAGCATCATGTTCCACAATTTTAGGTTTGAAAATGTATCTATGTCGGCAAATTATTCAAGCCCACGGTGGTGAAATTGGTGTGATTAGTAACCGCAAACGCGGATTAACATTTTGGTTTACATTGTCTGTAGCCGATTAG
- a CDS encoding PAS domain S-box protein gives MANLLQKFGTWWKQVFSAPKIDVITAEYQSWRSQFLWQRLRLWLWLAFICLLTFTVRDIYDLFFSLQELAQLPRILRIQGLAINVSMLLSLFTCFSLHKTRFGHRHPGRLFLGTSWSVSFATQLFATIKGFALPDIIGWSLLFLSQAIFMPVRWPLHLISQVSILAYYFIVNTALGLKTLKPEHPEIYNVTFVLYIFWFCIICDLGVYLYDRLQRSEFYTRKELESANRKLIVAEAKYRSIFENAIEGIFQSSPDGRYITANPALAKIYGYSSSEEVTANFTDIENQLYVDPTRRADFVRLIEKYGIISEFESQIYRQDGSIVWISEKAYAVRNSEGKLLYYEGLIEDITQRKKAEEALQEQLDFLQVLIDTIPTPVFYKNTQGLYLGCNKAFETVLGLGKEKILGKSDYELAPKELADQYYHADMTLLEQQQVQTYESFLVFADQTKHDVIFYKATFSKVDGSLGGLVGVILDISELQAALRDRQRTEKALRVFFHAVSHDLRNPVLGTLMVLRNLLENGSDLISLPRSTLERMVQSSDRQLNLINSLMEAHVNEVQGLVLQRKPLQLDTVVIDAIADLEPMLQKNQTNLINLVTADLPLINADSTQIWRVFSNLIGNAIKHNLPGLQITINAIVEGEKIYCTVSDNGVGISPEQSQRMFDLYFRGKNNSYSLGLGLGLYLCKQIVQAHGGEIGVQSALATGSTFWFTLPIS, from the coding sequence ATGGCTAACTTATTGCAAAAATTTGGAACCTGGTGGAAACAAGTTTTTTCTGCACCAAAAATAGATGTAATTACTGCTGAATATCAATCCTGGCGCAGTCAATTTTTATGGCAAAGATTACGCTTGTGGTTATGGCTGGCATTTATTTGTTTATTAACTTTTACAGTCCGCGATATTTATGACTTATTCTTTTCTTTACAGGAGTTGGCGCAGCTACCAAGAATACTGAGAATTCAGGGACTGGCGATTAACGTTTCCATGTTGCTGAGTTTATTTACTTGCTTTAGTTTACATAAAACTCGCTTCGGTCATCGTCACCCAGGAAGATTATTTTTAGGCACATCTTGGTCAGTTAGTTTTGCGACTCAGTTATTTGCCACCATTAAAGGTTTTGCCTTACCTGATATTATCGGTTGGTCGCTACTATTTCTTAGTCAAGCTATATTCATGCCAGTCCGCTGGCCTCTCCACTTAATATCTCAGGTAAGTATTCTAGCTTATTATTTTATTGTGAATACTGCCTTGGGTTTAAAAACACTTAAACCAGAACATCCAGAAATATATAATGTGACATTCGTTTTGTACATATTCTGGTTTTGTATTATCTGCGATTTAGGAGTTTATTTATACGATCGCCTACAACGTTCTGAGTTTTATACCCGCAAAGAATTAGAATCAGCTAATAGAAAATTAATTGTAGCCGAAGCGAAATATCGGAGTATTTTTGAAAACGCCATTGAAGGGATTTTTCAAAGCAGCCCTGATGGTCGTTACATTACAGCTAATCCTGCACTCGCCAAAATTTATGGCTATTCATCGTCAGAAGAAGTCACAGCAAACTTTACAGATATTGAAAATCAATTATATGTTGACCCTACTCGTAGGGCTGATTTTGTCCGTTTAATTGAAAAATACGGAATTATCTCAGAGTTTGAATCACAAATTTATCGCCAAGATGGGAGTATTGTTTGGATTTCCGAAAAAGCTTATGCGGTGCGTAATTCCGAAGGAAAACTACTTTATTATGAGGGGTTAATTGAAGATATTACCCAACGCAAAAAAGCCGAGGAAGCACTGCAAGAACAATTGGATTTTTTACAAGTTTTAATTGATACAATTCCCACTCCAGTTTTTTATAAAAATACTCAAGGTTTGTATCTGGGTTGTAACAAAGCTTTTGAAACAGTTCTTGGTTTGGGGAAAGAAAAAATTCTCGGTAAGTCGGATTATGAACTAGCACCAAAAGAACTTGCTGACCAATACTATCATGCAGACATGACACTGTTGGAACAGCAACAAGTGCAAACGTACGAAAGTTTTTTGGTGTTTGCTGATCAAACCAAACATGATGTCATATTTTACAAAGCAACTTTTTCTAAAGTAGATGGTTCCTTGGGTGGTTTAGTAGGCGTAATTTTAGATATTAGCGAACTCCAAGCTGCACTGCGCGATCGCCAGCGTACCGAAAAAGCATTGCGAGTCTTTTTCCATGCAGTGTCGCACGACTTACGTAACCCGGTGTTAGGTACTTTAATGGTGCTGAGGAATTTGCTGGAAAATGGGAGTGATCTAATTTCCTTACCACGTTCAACTTTAGAACGGATGGTACAAAGTAGCGATCGCCAATTGAATTTGATTAATTCGTTGATGGAAGCCCATGTAAATGAAGTACAAGGGTTGGTGTTGCAACGAAAACCCCTGCAATTAGATACGGTTGTTATCGATGCGATCGCCGATTTAGAACCTATGCTGCAAAAAAATCAAACTAATCTGATCAACCTTGTTACCGCAGATTTACCATTAATCAACGCCGACTCAACGCAAATATGGCGAGTATTTTCTAACTTAATTGGCAATGCCATCAAACATAATCTACCAGGATTACAAATTACAATCAACGCCATAGTTGAAGGCGAAAAAATTTATTGTACCGTCAGTGATAACGGTGTTGGCATTAGCCCCGAACAAAGCCAACGAATGTTTGATTTATATTTCCGAGGTAAGAATAACTCTTATTCTTTAGGTTTAGGCTTAGGATTATATCTGTGTAAACAAATCGTTCAGGCTCATGGTGGCGAAATCGGCGTACAAAGCGCATTGGCAACAGGCTCAACATTTTGGTTTACACTACCAATTAGCTGA
- a CDS encoding DUF1345 domain-containing protein: protein MFKNFDARPRLLISAGIAVVILLLLPSLLHLATRILCAWNLGTGCFLSLTLGKMVRATPDKMRRYAQHEYEGRVGIFTLIIIAACVSVLAIGFLLSDKKGISSIILTLHIVLSVITIFSSWLLVHTLFALQYAHNYYHNVSHDSSYEAAGGLDFPDDCDPDYWDFLYFSFVIGMTSQVSDIQITSRSMRRLALIHGVISFFFNTSILAMGINIIASLI, encoded by the coding sequence TTGTTTAAAAATTTTGATGCTCGACCCCGACTGCTAATTTCTGCTGGGATTGCTGTAGTGATCTTATTATTACTCCCAAGTTTGCTACATCTAGCTACTCGAATTCTTTGCGCCTGGAATCTGGGAACTGGTTGTTTCTTAAGCTTAACTTTAGGCAAAATGGTAAGAGCAACTCCAGATAAGATGCGGCGTTATGCCCAGCATGAATACGAAGGCCGCGTAGGAATTTTTACACTGATCATTATTGCTGCTTGTGTTAGTGTTTTAGCTATAGGATTTTTGCTCAGTGACAAAAAAGGCATTTCCTCAATTATATTAACGTTACATATTGTCCTTTCAGTAATCACAATTTTTAGTTCTTGGCTACTAGTACATACATTATTTGCACTGCAATATGCACATAATTATTATCATAATGTTAGCCATGATAGTAGTTATGAAGCAGCTGGAGGATTGGATTTTCCTGATGACTGTGACCCTGACTACTGGGATTTTTTATATTTTTCCTTTGTAATTGGGATGACTAGCCAAGTGTCTGATATTCAGATAACTTCACGTTCTATGAGACGCTTGGCTTTGATACATGGAGTGATATCCTTCTTTTTTAATACGAGTATTCTGGCTATGGGCATCAATATCATTGCATCATTAATTTAA